The following coding sequences are from one Verrucomicrobiota bacterium window:
- a CDS encoding pentapeptide repeat-containing protein, whose protein sequence is MFHFQINFAYLWKHISDKIDRRKKMKSKAYISHLKRKGLYVKEKPFSDPKKSLLIPFWWAERKLEVVARWLSNLALLEIFGLLGNISILLAVISFLSEQDNRHDQDILSSWQTVTSASGQTGSGGRLEAIEFMISQPMRFPWPCRYERYFLAESELLIELGLPTEPYFPRCILFQPSQSLEGLDLSSNVKQPFMTGSGVYLSGLQAPKVILSKSNLEYVNLSHANLNQAILVDSKLQSVSLRNAQLMGANLQGSDLQYADLRGANLSGADLFGANLKGSNLTDAILPNARLLLADLSDTVLERTDLHKSDLRGVKLQGSRLIEADLSGAQLDEVNFLEAEELIQMDGRLDSAIYTTKNSVCGYVPARMPPCETKFPEILNPKSNNMITREEHSNEEKS, encoded by the coding sequence ATGTTTCATTTTCAAATAAATTTTGCTTATCTTTGGAAACATATTTCTGATAAAATAGATCGTCGAAAAAAAATGAAGTCAAAAGCTTATATATCTCACTTAAAACGTAAAGGTTTATATGTTAAAGAGAAACCTTTTAGTGATCCCAAAAAATCTCTATTAATTCCATTTTGGTGGGCGGAAAGAAAACTTGAAGTGGTTGCACGATGGCTAAGCAATTTGGCATTACTTGAAATATTTGGTTTGCTTGGAAATATTAGTATCCTTCTAGCAGTCATTTCATTTCTATCGGAGCAAGATAATCGCCACGATCAAGATATACTTTCCTCTTGGCAAACAGTTACTAGTGCGTCCGGTCAAACAGGAAGTGGAGGAAGGCTGGAAGCTATTGAGTTTATGATTTCTCAACCAATGAGATTCCCTTGGCCTTGTCGTTATGAACGATATTTTCTAGCTGAATCAGAGCTTTTAATTGAATTGGGACTTCCAACTGAGCCATATTTTCCAAGATGTATCCTCTTTCAGCCTTCACAGAGCTTAGAGGGTTTAGATTTGTCTTCCAATGTAAAACAACCTTTCATGACAGGTAGTGGTGTATATCTATCTGGCCTACAGGCACCTAAGGTTATTTTGTCAAAGTCAAACTTAGAATATGTAAACTTGTCACATGCTAATCTGAATCAAGCAATACTAGTAGATAGTAAATTGCAAAGTGTTTCACTTCGAAATGCACAATTAATGGGGGCTAATTTGCAAGGTAGTGATCTACAATATGCCGATCTTCGAGGAGCTAATTTGAGTGGAGCAGATTTATTTGGTGCCAATCTTAAAGGTAGTAATTTAACCGATGCAATTTTGCCCAATGCGAGGCTTCTTTTAGCTGACTTAAGTGACACTGTTCTTGAAAGAACAGATTTACACAAGTCCGACTTGAGAGGTGTAAAACTACAAGGTTCACGTCTGATAGAAGCTGATCTTAGTGGAGCACAGTTAGATGAGGTAAATTTCTTAGAAGCAGAAGAACTAATACAAATGGATGGAAGGCTAGATAGTGCCATTTATACTACAAAAAATTCTGTGTGTGGATATGTTCCAGCACGGATGCCTCCCTGCGAGACAAAATTCCCAGAAATACTTAATCCTAAATCTAATAATATGATCACTCGAGAAGAGCATTCGAATGAAGAAAAAAGTTAA
- a CDS encoding tyrosine-type recombinase/integrase encodes MSPPPGKPNNRDRRSREYLLPAEVERTLAAAKTVGRHPHRDATLILLTYRHGLRVSEAIALRWEQVDLAQGYLHVNRLKQGSPSVHPLRGPELRALRKLLRLYPDSSYLFVSERGGPMSANGFRMMLRRAGKIAQLDMPIHPHMLRHATGYYLASKGHDTRAIQAYLGHRNIQHTVRYTELSPERFKPFWQD; translated from the coding sequence TTGTCTCCTCCTCCCGGCAAACCCAACAATCGAGACCGCCGATCGCGGGAATATTTGCTACCTGCTGAAGTCGAGCGCACACTCGCGGCTGCTAAAACTGTCGGACGTCATCCCCACCGCGACGCCACTCTGATTCTGCTGACTTACCGACATGGGTTGAGGGTCAGCGAGGCGATCGCATTGCGCTGGGAACAAGTGGATTTGGCTCAAGGCTACTTACATGTCAATCGGCTCAAGCAAGGGTCTCCTTCAGTTCATCCTCTGCGCGGACCGGAGTTGAGGGCTTTGCGCAAACTGCTGCGGCTTTACCCTGATTCGTCCTACTTATTCGTGAGCGAGCGGGGGGGACCCATGAGTGCCAATGGCTTCCGCATGATGCTGCGACGGGCTGGCAAAATCGCCCAGTTAGACATGCCTATTCATCCCCACATGCTGCGCCATGCAACCGGCTATTACTTAGCTTCCAAGGGGCACGATACCCGTGCTATTCAAGCCTACTTGGGTCATCGCAATATTCAACACACGGTGCGCTACACCGAATTGAGTCCAGAGCGATTCAAGCCCTTTTGGCAAGATTGA